Proteins from a genomic interval of Mustela lutreola isolate mMusLut2 chromosome 4, mMusLut2.pri, whole genome shotgun sequence:
- the LOC131829360 gene encoding lanosterol 14-alpha demethylase isoform X1 — MVLLGLLQAGGSVLGQAMERVTGGNLLSMLLIACAFTLGLVYLFRLAVGHLAPLPAGAKSPPYIFSPIPFLGHAIAFGKSPIEFLENAYEKYGPVFSFTMVGKTFTYLLGSDAAALLFNSKNEDLNAEDVYSRLTTPVFGKGVAYDVPNPVFLEQKKMLKSGLNIAHFRQHVSIIEKETKEYFQSWGESGEKNLFEALSELIILTASHCLHGKEIRSQLNEKVAQLYADLDGGFSHAAWLLPGWLPLPSFRRRDRAHREIKNIFYKAIQKRRQSEEKIDDILQTLLDSTYKDGRPLTDDEVAGMLIGLLLAGQHTSSTTSAWMGFFLARDKTLQEKCYLEQKTVCGEHLPPLTYDQLKDLNLLDRCIKETLRLRPPIMTMMRMAKTPQTVAGYTIPPGHQVCVSPTVNQRLKDSWVERLDFNPDRYLQDNPASGEKFAYVPFGAGRHRCIGENFAYVQIKTIWSTMLRLYEFDLIDGYFPTVNYTTMIHTPENPVIRYKRRSK, encoded by the exons ATGGTGTTGCTGGGTTTACTGCAGGCGGGCGGGTCTGTGCTGGGGCAGGCGATGGAGCGGGTGACCGGCGGGAACCTCCTGTCCATGCTGCTGATCGCCTGCGCCTTCACGCTTGGCCTAGTCTACCTGTTCCGCCTCGCAGTCGGCCACCTGGCCCCCCTGCCCGCGGGGGCG AAAAGTCCACCATACATTTTCTCTCCAATTCCATTCCTTGGACATGCCATAGCATTTGGGAAAAGTCCAATTGAATTCCTAGAAAATGCATATGAGAAG tatgGACCTGTATTTAGTTTTACCATGGTGGGCAAGACATTTACTTATCTTCTGGGGAGTGATGCTGCTGCACTGCTTTTTAATAGTAAAAACGAGGACCTGAATGCAGAAGATGTCTACAGTCGTCTGACAACACCTGTGTTTGGGAAGGGAGTTGCATATGATGTGCCAAATCCA gtttttttggagcagaagaaaatgttaaaaagtgGCCTTAACATAGCCCACTTTAGACAGCATGTTTCTATaattgagaaagaaacaaaggaatacTTCCAGAGTTGGggagaaagtggagaaaaaa ATTTGTTTGAGGCTCTTTCTGAGCTCATAATTTTAACAGCTAGCCATTGTTTACATGGAAAGGAAATCAGAAGTCAACTCAATGAGAAAGTGGCACAGCTGTATGCAGATCTGGATGGAGGTTTTAGCCATGCGGCCTGGCTGCTGCCAGGCTGGCTCCCTTTGCCTAGTTTCAG ACGTAGGGACAGAGCTCATCGAGAGATCAAGAATATTTTCTATAAAGCAATCCAGAAGCGCAGACAGTCAGAAGAAAAAATTGATGACATTCTCCAAACTTTACTAGATTCTACTTACAA GGATGGGCGTCCTTTGACAGATGACGAAGTGGCGGGCATGCTTATTGGACTGCTTCTTGCTGGCCAGCACACATCCTCAACTACTAGTGCCTGGATGGGCTTCTTTTTGGCCAGAGACAAAACACTTCAAGAGAAATGTTATTTAGAACAGAAAACAGTCTGTGGAGAACATCTCCCTCCTTTAACTTATGACCAG CTGAAGGATCTAAATTTACTTGATCGCTGTATAAAAGAAACATTAAGACTTCGACCTCCTATAATGACCATGATGAGAATGGCCAAAACTCCTCAG ACTGTGGCAGGGTATACCATTCCTCCAGGACATCAGGTGTGTGTCTCTCCCACTGTCAATCAGAGACTTAAAGACTCATGGGTAGAACGTCTGGACTTTAATCCTGATCGCTACTTACAGGACAATCCAGCATCAGGAGAGAAGTTTGCTTATGTGCCATTTGGAGCTG gACGTCATCGTTGTATTGGGGAGAATTTTGCCTACGTTCAGATCAAGACAATTTGGTCCACTATGCTTCGTTTATATGAATTTGATCTCATTGATGGATATTTTCCCACTGTGAATTATACAACCATGATTCACACCCCTGAAAACCCAGTTATCCGATACAAACGAAGATCAAAATGA
- the LOC131829360 gene encoding lanosterol 14-alpha demethylase isoform X2, with protein MVGKTFTYLLGSDAAALLFNSKNEDLNAEDVYSRLTTPVFGKGVAYDVPNPVFLEQKKMLKSGLNIAHFRQHVSIIEKETKEYFQSWGESGEKNLFEALSELIILTASHCLHGKEIRSQLNEKVAQLYADLDGGFSHAAWLLPGWLPLPSFRRRDRAHREIKNIFYKAIQKRRQSEEKIDDILQTLLDSTYKDGRPLTDDEVAGMLIGLLLAGQHTSSTTSAWMGFFLARDKTLQEKCYLEQKTVCGEHLPPLTYDQLKDLNLLDRCIKETLRLRPPIMTMMRMAKTPQTVAGYTIPPGHQVCVSPTVNQRLKDSWVERLDFNPDRYLQDNPASGEKFAYVPFGAGRHRCIGENFAYVQIKTIWSTMLRLYEFDLIDGYFPTVNYTTMIHTPENPVIRYKRRSK; from the exons ATGGTGGGCAAGACATTTACTTATCTTCTGGGGAGTGATGCTGCTGCACTGCTTTTTAATAGTAAAAACGAGGACCTGAATGCAGAAGATGTCTACAGTCGTCTGACAACACCTGTGTTTGGGAAGGGAGTTGCATATGATGTGCCAAATCCA gtttttttggagcagaagaaaatgttaaaaagtgGCCTTAACATAGCCCACTTTAGACAGCATGTTTCTATaattgagaaagaaacaaaggaatacTTCCAGAGTTGGggagaaagtggagaaaaaa ATTTGTTTGAGGCTCTTTCTGAGCTCATAATTTTAACAGCTAGCCATTGTTTACATGGAAAGGAAATCAGAAGTCAACTCAATGAGAAAGTGGCACAGCTGTATGCAGATCTGGATGGAGGTTTTAGCCATGCGGCCTGGCTGCTGCCAGGCTGGCTCCCTTTGCCTAGTTTCAG ACGTAGGGACAGAGCTCATCGAGAGATCAAGAATATTTTCTATAAAGCAATCCAGAAGCGCAGACAGTCAGAAGAAAAAATTGATGACATTCTCCAAACTTTACTAGATTCTACTTACAA GGATGGGCGTCCTTTGACAGATGACGAAGTGGCGGGCATGCTTATTGGACTGCTTCTTGCTGGCCAGCACACATCCTCAACTACTAGTGCCTGGATGGGCTTCTTTTTGGCCAGAGACAAAACACTTCAAGAGAAATGTTATTTAGAACAGAAAACAGTCTGTGGAGAACATCTCCCTCCTTTAACTTATGACCAG CTGAAGGATCTAAATTTACTTGATCGCTGTATAAAAGAAACATTAAGACTTCGACCTCCTATAATGACCATGATGAGAATGGCCAAAACTCCTCAG ACTGTGGCAGGGTATACCATTCCTCCAGGACATCAGGTGTGTGTCTCTCCCACTGTCAATCAGAGACTTAAAGACTCATGGGTAGAACGTCTGGACTTTAATCCTGATCGCTACTTACAGGACAATCCAGCATCAGGAGAGAAGTTTGCTTATGTGCCATTTGGAGCTG gACGTCATCGTTGTATTGGGGAGAATTTTGCCTACGTTCAGATCAAGACAATTTGGTCCACTATGCTTCGTTTATATGAATTTGATCTCATTGATGGATATTTTCCCACTGTGAATTATACAACCATGATTCACACCCCTGAAAACCCAGTTATCCGATACAAACGAAGATCAAAATGA